The sequence GAATGAACGACGACGAGCGTTCGGTGCGCATCGTGCACCATGACCCGGAGACGGCGGTACGGCTGGCGCAGGAGTCCGGAGGGACCGCGGTGCTGCTGAACCCGTTGACGGTCGACGATGTGCTCGCGGTCGCGGCTCAGAGGGAGCGAGTGCCCCGTAAGTCCACCTCTTTCGGCCCCAAGCCCCGCACCGGACTGGTCCTGCGCACGTTCGCCTTCGACTGATCCGCGACTCCTGCCGAGCGGTCGTACGGCGAGCGGTTGCCCGGCTCCGGCCGAGCGGTCGTACGGCGAGCGGTTGCCCGACTCCTGCCGAGCGATCACAAGACAAGTGCTCACCCAGCTCAGGCCGAGCGACCGCCGGACAAGTGGTCACCCGGCTCAGGGCGCATACCTGTGAGAGCGACGGCCACCCGGCTCCGGCCGAGCGATCACAGGACAAGTGGCTGCCCGGCTCCGGCCGAGGGGTCATCTCAAGGACGGCACCTCCACACGTCGCAGCACGGGTGCCGGCGTGTTTCCCTCAGCAGCATGGGGCGGCTCCAGATCTACGGCCGTGAGCCCTCGATCCTCCCCTGCCATAGCGGTCCCGGTCTCTGCCGGACCGGTCTCGGCGTGGGTAAGCGACCGCACTGGCCGGGGCGGGACGGGGATCGGAGCCTGACCTTCCTCGTCAGCGGCCAGGACCACGGTGACCCGGCGTTCGAGACGTCTCACCGAGCGGACCTCGACCTCGTAGCCCGACGACTTGGATCCCTCACTCCCCCACCATCGGCGGCGCAGGGAGCCCACCACCTCGACCATGTCGTCAGGCAGCCATTCGGCCACGACCACGGTGACCTCGGGCTCGAACGACACACACGGGATGGTGTCGACGCGCGTCCCGCGGCCGCGCTGCTGCCGTCGGACGATCACTCTCCAGCTGCCGAGGGTGCTCCCGCTCTGCAGCGACCTGATCCGCACCGCCTCGGGCAGACGGCCCACCAGGACGACCTCATTGCGATCCATCGAATCCTCCTCCGATCTCTGCCGATCGAGGACGACTCTTTACGATGTGAGCTATGCCAGGATGGCCCGAACGCCGTTCTGGGGACGCTGGTTCCAGTTCTGAGGTGGCCTGTGGACAACATCACCGCCCTCGGCGGCGACGTCTATGAGATCGACACGAGAATGGCCGGATACTCCGGCATCACGGCGGGATATCTGATCCTCGGAGACCGTCCCTGCCTGGTGGAGACGGGCACCTCCACCTCCGCCCCGGTGGTGCGTGACGCCCTGACCTCATTGGGGGTCGGTCCGGGCGATCTCGCCACTGTCGTCGTCACACACATCCATCTGGATCACGCGGGCGGAGTCGGCGACATCGCCGGGTTCTACCCGGAAGCGGAGATCGTGGTCCATGAGAAGGGAGCGCGGCATCTCGCCGATCCGTCCCGGCTGATGGCCAGTGCCCGGATGGTCTGGGGTGACAAATTGGACACCCTGTTCGGCGAACTGTCCCCCACGGAGGCCTCACGGATCCGCGCGCTGGGAGACACGGGGGCCATCGACCTCGGCAACGGGCGCACGCTGAACAGCCACTACTCTCCCGGCCACGCCAAGCACCACGTGGGGCTGATCGACTCGGGCACCGGCGACCTCTACGTCGGAGACGCCGCCGGCGTCTACCTCCCGCAGACGGGCGACCTGCGCCCGGCCACTCCGCCGCCGGACTTCGACCTGCAGATCGCGCTGGACTCGATCGGCCTGTTCCAGGCGCTCGGCCCGCAGCGGCTGCTGTTCAGCCACTACGGCCCGGTCACGGACGTGGATGAAACCCTGGGACGCTCGGCGGAGGAGCTCCGCGTCTGGGTCGACCTGACCCGCCAGGCCCATTCGGAAGGCATGGACCTGGACCACGCGGTGGCCATGGTCAAGGAGAGGACGCAGGAACGCTACGCGGCGCTGAGGGCCGACGACGCGACCGCTGAGCAGTTCGAACTCCTCAGCGGCGCCCCGTCCAACGTGGCCGGAATCCTTCACTGGCTGAACCGGGTGCAGCCGTAGAAGGCCTTCCGTCTCGGGTGAACAGACTGGTTCACCCGAGACGGAACGCAATCACTTCTTCTTCTCGGCCTTGTCCTCGTCCTCGTCATCGCCGTCGACATCCGCGGGGTCGTCGAGGATGTCACCGAAGTCAGGCTCGATGAAGGCCGGCCCGACACCGGCTTCGACCTTCTCGCCGGGCTTGTCCTGGACCTTCTCCTCGACGGCGGGAGCCTCGTCGTCACGAAGCTCGTCAATGAGGGGCTCGTTCTCGTCGAGCTCGTCCTCGGCCTCGATCTCCGCGTCGAGAGTGGCGACATCGTCAATCTTGATGTCCGCCTCGTCCTCGATGTCCTCGTCCTCGTCCGCGTCCTCGAACTCGTCGTTGACCTCTACGTCTTCGAGATCGACATCGAGCTCATTGTCGACGTCCTCGTCGTCCTCGTCCTCTTCGAGATCCTCGATGACCGCACCGGTCAGCTCCGCATAGCGCTCGGCCGCGTCGGTCTCCCCGTCCTCGTCGAAGGCCATGGCCCGGCCGAACCATTCGGTGGCGGGCTCCTCATGGCCGGCGTCGGCCAAAGCATCGGCGTAGGCGAAGGCGAGGCGTGCCGACCAGGGCTGCGGACGGGTGTCGCGCAGCTCCGGCAGACGCTGCAGGGTGATGACCGCGGCGTCTTTCTGGTCAAGGTCCCGGCGGG comes from Streptosporangium roseum DSM 43021 and encodes:
- a CDS encoding single-stranded DNA-binding protein; amino-acid sequence: MDRNEVVLVGRLPEAVRIRSLQSGSTLGSWRVIVRRQQRGRGTRVDTIPCVSFEPEVTVVVAEWLPDDMVEVVGSLRRRWWGSEGSKSSGYEVEVRSVRRLERRVTVVLAADEEGQAPIPVPPRPVRSLTHAETGPAETGTAMAGEDRGLTAVDLEPPHAAEGNTPAPVLRRVEVPSLR
- a CDS encoding MBL fold metallo-hydrolase; protein product: MDNITALGGDVYEIDTRMAGYSGITAGYLILGDRPCLVETGTSTSAPVVRDALTSLGVGPGDLATVVVTHIHLDHAGGVGDIAGFYPEAEIVVHEKGARHLADPSRLMASARMVWGDKLDTLFGELSPTEASRIRALGDTGAIDLGNGRTLNSHYSPGHAKHHVGLIDSGTGDLYVGDAAGVYLPQTGDLRPATPPPDFDLQIALDSIGLFQALGPQRLLFSHYGPVTDVDETLGRSAEELRVWVDLTRQAHSEGMDLDHAVAMVKERTQERYAALRADDATAEQFELLSGAPSNVAGILHWLNRVQP